A segment of the Candida albicans SC5314 chromosome 2, complete sequence genome:
TACCGTACCCAAACGTTTGTTTCACTTTATTCTCATACACCTCAATCTTTTCTTGTCCCATAGAATGAACCAAAACATAACATATTGGCAAATCAATACAAGAGAGACCCAAGTATACCGCAAGTGCCGGATATCCATACTCTTTCATTAGGGCTTTTATTCCCTGTGGTTTTGCAGCACGTGTAGACTGAAACCGGAACATCCCATGATTAACAAATCGAAGTGGCCTAATTGCCGACCCAAAACCCTTGAACAGAAACATcgttgatgaaaaagaaacagagaaatttttttttttgggagTTGCGagcaaataaaaaattgctTTTTCTATACACCTTTTATCTAAACTGAGAAAAGTacttttcatcttcaaatcTTGATTTCACCAAATCAACCACTTCTTTCAGATACACATCTTCAATCTTTTCACCACCATTGAGAACCCTCTTTTCGTGATTTCTTTGTTCGTCTTTAGTCATGACAACAACATTCTGCAACGATATTTCTTTACTGGGGTCCCATCGCGATAATGTCAACCGTGTAGAGTAATTCGAAATCGGCGATTTCCCACGGAAAACTTCCtccaaaatataattaacCTCATGCATGGCTATCTGTACACGTTGGTCAGTCTTGCCTATTCTAGTTTGTTGTCCCGCAAGACTTTGCAACAAGTCGTCGTATATCTTGTACCTGTTCTTACCTTCAACTGGCTCCATGGGATACCCTGCGACTGTACTTAAAATATATGTAGCAATAGCCAACCCAAATATACCAGGCATTGTACCCAAAACCGGCAAGATTCTCACACGGAAATCCTTTAGTGCTGACAATTGATCAACATTTCCTTTGGTAAACTCGTCATCGGGTAACGGCAACAATTTGGCCTTTCTTGGGTCGGGCTTCTCTGCTGAAAACACAACAGGTATACCATTAATAATACCACGCTTTTTGAGAACCACTCtaattttcttcattaacGGGTCTTCTTCGGTTTTGGAGATATCAGCTAGATTAATTCTCGTAGGGTCCAGCTTTGTGGCTGCTCCTCCTGAAGATACTATTGGCAATTTCTTTTCGTGGCAGTACGCCAACAAGTCACACTTTGTGtctaaattatcaatacaATCAACGATAAATGTTGGCTGAAAATCGTCGCCATAAATCAACTCCTCTGCCAGCTCTAGATTCCACAATTGATTGCGTGTATCTATCTCTATCCAAGGGGCAATCTCCAATAAATGGTTCTTGATGCACTCGACCTTAGGGATTCCCACATCCTTTAATGTTGCAACTGCATGTCTATTCAATGAGCTCAACGACACTTGgtcaaaatcaataatacGCAAGCTTTCAACACCCGATCTTGCCAACATGGTGGCGACCCATGAACCTACACCACCAGCTccaacaactacaactcGTTGTTTACGCACCTTGTCCATACCGTCTTCAGTAAGAAAGGCATAATTACGGGCTAACTGTTCTCGAATCAATTCTTCTGAATGGTCTCGTTTGGCAGGAGTCTCTTTGGGAGGTTGGGGAtgtattttctttctttcataGCAATGGAACGCCTCTACTAATCCA
Coding sequences within it:
- a CDS encoding tRNA threonylcarbamoyladenosine dehydratase (Putative molybdopterin-converting factor; fungal-specific (no human or murine homolog)) — encoded protein: MSPRSIILSVVATAAVTIGLVEAFHCYERKKIHPQPPKETPAKRDHSEELIREQLARNYAFLTEDGMDKVRKQRVVVVGAGGVGSWVATMLARSGVESLRIIDFDQVSLSSLNRHAVATLKDVGIPKVECIKNHLLEIAPWIEIDTRNQLWNLESAEELIYGDDFQPTFIVDCIDNLDTKCDLLAYCHEKKLPIVSSGGAATKSDPTRINLADISKTEEDPLMKKIRVVLKKRGIINGIPVVFSAEKPDPRKAKLLPLPDDEFTKGNVDQLSALKDFRVRILPVLGTMPGIFGLAIATYILSTVAGYPMEPVEGKNRYKIYDDLLQSLAGQQTRIGKTDQRVQIAMHEVNYILEEVFRGKSPISNYSTRLTLSRWDPSKEISLQNVVVMTKDEQRNHEKRVLNGGEKIEDVYSKEVVDLVKSRFEDEKYFSQFR